One window of the Nothobranchius furzeri strain GRZ-AD chromosome 3, NfurGRZ-RIMD1, whole genome shotgun sequence genome contains the following:
- the LOC107385722 gene encoding G-protein coupled receptor 22, with protein METEGFRDLLETSDGQGVGLLDGGGEVGVEEGWSTPYPLGFQVSLTTVLILELVLGFSSNLTVLVLYCAQSNLVDSVSNLVTVNLHVLDILVCVLCLPLTVAVILLPANENGVSSLATLCCFHEACVTFTSVATAVNVLVISLDRYDISVRPASRLLTPRRAALLLAAVWAVSLAVFFLPFVEGDFFSTTAEDTEDIEPEKQSNESELTTVPTTMFSSFSPSLLPSTLPTAPSHHLPPVWQNRTLLCVGGQGYYTGMAMYYHLLLQVPCFFIAVAVMLFTYSRILQALNIRIGSHMMRGTRSKDSTCRIRCRRKKKKELSLPTETVSSNQNQNLNHPPLIPSATPTPTSPPPLSSMPPGLSDSGATITTVSTAATTPIATTPATPASPTPPSASAQTHASTHLPASSMGVQASVSAIIALRRAVRRHRDRRERQRRVLKMSLIIISTFLGCWAPLSAVNILILCIGPSDGLVELRLCFLAMAYGTTIFHPLLYAFTRQKLRRALKTRVKKRVVSLLQVDPAPSGGTVIHNSWVEGGGQRKCRKSRVEASDGTDRCLTETVRE; from the coding sequence ATGGAGACCGAAGGCTTCCGTGACCTCCTGGAGACCAGCGATGGTCAGGGGGTAGGCCTGTTGGATGGAGGAGGGGAGGTGGGTGTGGAGGAGGGCTGGAGCACACCTTACCCTCTCGGCTTCCAGGTGTCACTGACCACTGTGCTGATACTGGAGCTCGTGTTAGGATTTAGCAGCAACCTGACAGTACTTGTGCTTTACTGTGCTCAGTCCAACCTGGTGGATTCAGTCAGCAACCTGGTCACAGTCAACCTCCACGTGCTCGACATCCTGGTGTGTGTACTCTGCTTGCCGCTGACCGTTGCTGTGATCCTACTGCCTGCTAATGAAAATGGGGTCAGCAGTCTGGCCACACTTTGCTGTTTTCATGAAGCCTGTGTCACATTTACAAGTGTGGCCACGGCAGTGAATGTTTTGGTGATCAGTTTGGATCGTTACGACATCTCGGTTCGCCCAGCCAGCCGCCTGTTGACCCCGAGGCGTGCGGCACTGCTTTTGGCAGCGGTGTGGGCTGTGTCTCTTGCTGTGTTCTTCCTGCCTTTTGTTGAAGGGGACTTCTTCTCAACAACTGCTGAGGATACTGAGGACATTGAGCCGGAAAAGCAAAGCAATGAATCAGAGCTCACTACTGTACCGACGACCATGTTTTCCTCCTTCTCTCCTTCCCTGTTACCCTCCACTCTGCCCACAGCTCCATCACACCACCTGCCACCAGTATGGCAGAACAGGACTCTGCTGTGTGTTGGAGGACAAGGGTATTACACCGGTATGGCTATGTATTACCACTTGTTGCTTCAAGTTCCCTGCTTCTTCATAGCTGTGGCAGTCATGCTGTTCACCTACTCCAGGATCCTACAGGCTCTCAACATCCGAATAGGCTCTCACATGATGAGGGGTACACGTTCCAAGGACTCCACCTGTAGGATACGCTGtaggagaaagaagaagaaggaactgAGTTTGCCGACTGAAACAGTGTCAtccaaccagaaccagaacctcaaCCATCCGCCTCTTATTCCCTCTGCCACTCCTACGCCAACATCCCCTCCACCACTCTCTTCCATGCCCCCGGGGTTGTCTGACAGTGGGGCGACGATAACTACGGTCAGCACTGCTGCCACCACTCCCATTGCGACCACACCAGCTACCCCTGCTTCTCCAACTCCTCCTTCAGCATCAGCTCAGACCCACGCCTCCACACACCTGCCTGCATCATCTATGGGTGTTCAGGCTTCAGTGTCTGCCATCATCGCCTTGAGGCGGGCAGTGCGCAGACACAGAGACCGACGGGAACGTCAACGGCGAGTTCTGAAAATGTCTCTAATCATCATATCAACCTTCCTGGGCTGCTGGGCCCCTCTGTCTGCCGTCAACATTCTCATCCTTTGTATAGGCCCCAGTGATGGCCTGGTGGAGCTTCGTCTGTGCTTCCTGGCCATGGCATATGGAACAACCATCTTTCATCCTCTGCTCTATGCTTTCACTCGGCAGAAACTGCGACGTGCCCTCAAAACACGTGTCAAGAAACGGGTAGTGTCACTTCTGCAAGTAGACCCAGctcccagtggagggactgtgatTCATAACTCTTGGGTGGAGGGGGGAGGCCAAAGAAAGTGTCGCAAGTCACGGGTGGAGGCCAGTGATGGCACTGATCGATGTCTCACAGAGACAGTGAGGGAATGA